The window aattaatatttaaattgcatattaatataaatgaaatattttctttttttccaaaaaatctcatCCAATCacgtttttctaatttttttagacTTAAAACACAAAGGGTGTTCTCCCAAATGATGGTCTTaaagaaaactaattatttaattaaatgttgCTCTGTCAtcatcacactttttttttttgtattctttctcattttctttattctcttctttttgacaATCTGCAAACTCTAATCTCATCCCACGGTCTAGATCTCTCCAATCATCATCACTTCTTGTTCCATTCCCTTGAtcctaaaaaaactaaaaaaaactaaaaaaaaaaaaaaatctcgagagaattattattatgtgaTGCCTATTCAACGTACCCTCCTTTTTTCCtccatcatcttcgtcttctctctctctctctccatctcgaGACCAAACTCTTGCTTCTGGTTCTCTTCATTCTCATGGCTTCTGAGAAGAGTTTCAAGAGGAGAAAGATCACCGATGATGtagacggaggaggaggaggactaCTAGAATCCCTTCCCGGAGATATTGTAGCTGACATACTCTCTCGGCTACCAATCTCCTCCATAGCTCGGCTTATGTTCGTTTGCAGATCTTGGAGATCCCTTTTGACTGACCACGGTCGTGTCTCTTCTTCCCCGACAAAGCCATGTCTTCTCCTTCACNTCTGCAAACTCTAATCTCATCCCACGGTCTAGATCTCTCCAATCATCATCACTTCTTGTTCCATTCACTTGATcctaaaaaaactaaagaaaactaaaaaaaaaaaaaaaatctcgagagaattattattatgtgaTGCCTATTCAACGTACCCTCCTTTTTTCCtccatcatcttcgtcttctctctctctctctccatctcgaGACCAAACTCTTGCTTCTGGTTCTCTTCATTCTCATGGCTTCTGAGAAGAGTTTCAAGAGGAGAAAGATCACCGATGATGtagacggaggaggaggaggactaCTAGAATCCCTTCCCGGAGATATTGTAGCTGACATACTCTCTCGGCTACCAATCTCCTCCATAGCTCGGCTTATGTTCGTTTGCAGATCTTGGAGATCCCTTTTGACTGACCACGGTCGTGTCTCTTCTTCCCCGACAAAGCCATGTCTTCTCCTTCACTGTGATTTCCCAATACGCAACGGCCTTCACTTCCTCGACTTATCAGAAGATGAGAAACGCATCAAGACCAAAAAATTCACCTTAAGATTCGCATCTTCCATGCCCGAGTTCAACGTGGTGGGATCATGTAACGGTTTGCTCTGTTTATCTGATTCTCTCTACAACGACTCACTCTACCTCTACAATCCTTTCACTACAAACTCCCTGGAGCTTCCCGAATGTTCCAACAAGTACCACGACCAAGAACTCGTGTTCGGTTTCGGATTCCATGAGACGACAAAAGAATACAAAGTGTTGAAGATAGTTTACTTCAGAGGTAGTAGTACTACTAGTAGTAGCAATAACGGTGTTTACAGAGCTCGGGGTAGAATCCAGTACAAGCAATCAGAGGTTCAGATCttaaccttgtcctcaaggaaAGATCAATCTTTGTCTTGGAGAAGCTTAGGCAAAGCTCCTAGTTATAAGTTTATGAAGCGTTCATCGGAGGCTTTGGTCAACGGGAGGTTACATTTTGTGACAAGGCCTCGCAGGCACGTGCCGGATCGTAAGTTCGTATCATTTGATCTCGAAGATGAAGAGTTTATAGAGATACCTAAACCGGACTGCGGTGGGCTAAACCGGACCAACCATAGGCTAGTGAATCTTAAAGGGCGTCTTTGCGCGGTCGTTTATGGTAACTACGGCAAATTGGACATATGGGTTATGAAGAGTTACGGAGTTAAGGAATCTTGGGGAAAAGAGTATAGCATTGGGACTTACTTGCCAAAGGGGCTAAAGCAGAATCTGGACCGACCCATGTGGATTTGGAAGAACACTGATAATGGTAAAGTGGTTCGGGTTTTATGTGTGTTGGAGAATGGAGAGATCTTGTTGGAGTATAAGAGTAGGGTTCTTGTGGCTTATGATCCAAAATTGGGTAAATTTAAAGACCTTCTTTTCCATGGTTTGCCTAATTGGTTTCACACTGTTGTTCATGTTGGAACATTGTCTTGGTTTGATACACCGTTTGATTTATgataaaactaattaatcaaaagcctataatttatagtattagtTCTAGAtcttttggttaaattttaatataattttatatacttttccgGTAATTTGGTTCTTAACTTTTAGATATTGTTTAATCGCGTATCGCTTTATTTTTTGctaatattgttttttaccATGCATGCTCGACCACCAAGcaatacaaagaagaaaaaagggaaatcTCTTAGCATATggagtatatatttatttagaactaattaaataattaataacaagaaaacaaagttagATAAAGCAAACTTTaaagatatatcatagaaaaaaaaaagaggctttcgcaaatcatataattttcactataaaaagaaaaaattgtgtatatataaatatatagaaaacccATAGTGATCTTCGATCTAAAGATTAAACCCATGTGAAAAGATTCCCTATCgtctgaaaaaataaaatgaaaactcTATTCATCGTAAGATCTAAACAtcttatttaaaacaataaaaatatttaattaaacaacttcataaaataaaaattggcgTCTATGCAATTTTTCGTGGTGTCGGAAATATGAACATTTTTGTACATGATGAGTGATGACGAACGTAGTTATATTTGGGTCTATCAAGTTACATTGTGAACGGCCCTAAGTGGCCAAATGGCCGTTTTTATTGCTTACCGACACCTCTGGAGTCTGGAGTATGCTTGCTATGCTGCGTCCAAATCATGAAATATCAGTTTTAAATGTGAATTCAAAGTGCAATATCTTCACCTATACATATAGTTCAACTCCAAAACTGACATTATtattcttttcagttttcacgTTAGAGAAACACAGATAAAACAGATATTGCTGTGAAAAAACTTCATAGTTATCGTCTtctctttatttaattatttttgttataaaactgCTTTATATCCTTTTTTCATGTCATGATTTTGACTCATTTCGATGTGTTTTATCGACCCTATGATATGGCTGCTAACCTAATGTATGTTGACTAATTTGGGAATTATTATAATTCTGCTATATATCATGTGTAACAAACAACAGTATATAACTTAGACGACTTTGATTGCCTAACCTAACCAACTGAAAACGTTGTCCTAAATAAACTAGCATATGATATGACTTTGGAAAGGCATATATGCATTGTCTATTATTGCGTACATGAACTTCGGAGTATAGGAGGAAAGAACTACATGACTATTAAGATGTCTCCAAGTAGCGAGAACATGTAATAAGGATAAGATAAGTGTATTCATGAATGTCATGATAGGAGTTGAAACAATCAAAAGTGACATAATCACATGGTTGTAAACAAAACTGAACGAAACCAATAAGGTCCCAATTAAATGAAGTTTTGATTAAATAATAGTAGTTTGAAGGCAAAAAATtcatctttttctatttaaaaatttggaaagaaGCAATATGCCATGTTTGTCTTACGTAGGTCCGCCATAGCTAGGGTCCCCCCAAATATCAATAACCGGATCAAACCGGCTGAAATCAAAAATGCAAATTATTGCAATCATCAATAAATTAGAGGACTAACTCGATAATtagtaacaaatgattttatCCAATGAGAGAtatattatagtaaaaaaaaaaaaaggagaaaaacataaaacattagtgtttttaatttttgtcttttgtcgTGGCTCGAGGCTCTCGTCGTCTCTTGTTGTCTCTCATCTGGTGCGCGTGGAAGAAATAGcaattatgctttttttttttttttttttttttttttNNNNNNNNNNNNNNNNNNNNNNNNNNNNNNNNNNNNNNNNNNNNNNNNNNNNNNNNNNNNNNNNNNNNNNNNNNNNNNNNNNNNNNNNNNNNNNNNNNNNNNNNNNNNNNNNNNNNNNNNNNNNNNNNNNNNNNNNNNNNNNNNNNNNNNNNNNNNNNNNNNNNNNNNNNNNNNNNNNNNNNNNNNNNNNNNNNNNNNNNNNNNNNNNNNNNNNNNNNNNNNNNNNNNNNNNNNNNNNNNNNNNNNNNNNNNNNNNNNNNNNNNNNNNNNNNNNNNNNNNNNNNNNNNNNNNNNNNNNNNNNNNNNNNNNNNNNNNNNNNNNNNNNNNNNNNNNNNNNNNNNNNNNNNNNNNttttttttttttttttttttatatttatgagatgattgatgatttcttctctctctcgtctcgTTAGTGACCCTCAcgatctctcattctctctcatATAACTCGGATCACCACATGACTCCATCTCTTCTTTGCCgttaccaaaaccaaaatccctaaaaaaattccacttttcattttcattttccccCTTCCTCCTCCTAAAGACgagaccttttttttgtttttttgtgccAAAACTCAAATCTTTTTGAGAGGGCTTAGGGGGTGCGGAGCTGATTGATGTCTTTGGTATCTGGAGCCAGGGACATGGGGTTGGAcgaaaacaagaacaagaacaacaacaacaacaacaacaaggaagGTGGAGATGATGAAAACACCTCCAGAACCGACGACGAGGCTGTTGGATCTTTGGGAAGACAGATGAGCGAAGCTTCTCTTTGTGCtgccgaggaagaagaagacgatgattcCAAATTGCAATTGGGTCCTCAGTACACTATCAAAGAACATCTCGAGAAGGATAaggtttcctcttctttttctttctttttctggtttGTGATTTTAAACtacattgtcaaaaaaaattaatgcttTGTTGAATCTGAGTTCTTGAAGGATGATGAGAGTCTGAGGAAATGGAAGGAACAGCTTCTTGGAAGTGTTGATGTCACCAACATTGGAGGTTAGGCCTCCTCTTCAGTTTCAAACATTtatctttgtttcatttttttttttttataaacaatgttaaatttatGATCTTGAAACCCTTGCTTATGATGAGACCCTTGTTTATGATGATGCtgcttgttttgttgtttgtttatctGTCTGTGATTCATGTGAATAATTTGGATCTGCTTGGTCTTTTGTTTACCTTCAAATAGTTACTATCTTCCTGCATATGATTCCGGAAACTTGTGTGGATTTCAGTTTTCTGAGTGTTTTGTACATAACGTCAAGTTAAGATTGGAGAAATGTGTGTTACATTGATGAATTTGTCACTTATTATAACCCCTCTCTTGATATGCAGAGACTCTTGATCCGGAAGTGAGGATTCTTAGCCTTGCCATCTTGTCTCCCGGAAAGCCCGATATTGTTCTGTTGGTTCCGGAGAATGGAAATCCAAAGGGCATGTGGTTTACTTTGAAAGAAGGGAGCAAGTACAACCTCAAATTCACATTTCAAGTTAACAACAATATTGTTTCTGGTCTTAGGTACACCAATACAGTTTGGAAGACCGGTGTTAAAGGTAAAACAATACTacgacaagttttttttttttttaaattgcttcTCAATGGTTTAGTTAGAGACAATGTGATCCGATTCCTTTTTAATGGTTTCAGTGGACAGAACTAAGGAAATGCTTGGAACCTTTAGTCCTCAGTCGGAGCCATACAACCACGTGATGCCAGAAGAGACCACTCCTTCTGGCATGTTTGCTCGAGGATCATATTCTGCAAGAACTAAGGTATGATTAGATTAAGACCTTCATCATCTAACTCTgtgatattttcttctttggtgttggtttttaaatttacttgaaaaatcttgtttcagtttcttgatgatgataataagtGCTACTTGGAGATCAACTACAGCTTTGACATCCGTAAAGAATGGCCTGCGGTTTGAAATTTCGTGGAACGCGAGTTGCCTCCTGATATGTGTTGTCAGTAGAAGAAAGTTGTGTTTGTTTCACTCCCTATCTATCGTTTTTTTCGTTGAACATATAAAATGTGAAATCGTTTTTTCTGATCATCGTAGAACAAGAACGGCGGCATTTACTTCCTTCATtttgatcttgattttttttttttttttttgtgtcctgTAATGTCGTTGGAAATCAGTATGTATGTGTTTGTTCTCAACTCTGTTTCTCCTTCCACTTAACATATGTTTGATGATATGATTGTGTTAGATCTTGAGATGTATAATGATTCTCAGTCAAAGCTGAAAAAAgctgaaagttaaaaaaaaagaaggttttgcTTCACAGAAAATGCATCTCGTTTCTTTATAGATTTATATTCATGCCTTCAAAGAGAAGCGAACTATTTTGAACGCTTCTTCTTACCATCAGGTGTGCATTTGTTTGATGTTAACTGGGCTTcgattatttaaaattagattgtggaattcatatatttgtatttcttttcatatattgaggccaaattcttttattttagtatatCAATATGATGCCAAGTTCTTATCCACATATCATTATCCATCCATCTGCTTTACGACTTGTTATTTCGAAAATATAGTATTGAGAAGAACAGTTGACAATTCAGACTACAAACCAAACATGGATCATATTAAAACATGAAGATCACAATTGATTATGTCAAAGAGGGGTAAATAAAAGCAAGAGGGCAAAGTAACACCTCTTGGAATGTGAAGAAACTTGACATTTTTACCATCTCAGAAATGGATCTTGGTTATGTTTTGCTctcgaaaaaaaataaaaataaaaatcctatttatatatacttagagaaagaaaaagagagaaaccatCAAGAGGGGTAGTAAATAAACCATTGTTGGGGACTCCCTCGTTTACACCTTTTGGCTCATCTTCTCCCAAcagttcttttatttatgtgCTCTTACCACTTTCTTTAAGAGAGTTGAGCCTCCTAAGTCTCTGGTCAAGTTCTGCCAGCACTGCTGGTTCctgcttcttcctctgctttgaTATGGTGTTGGTAGTCATCGATCCAATTTTCTCAAATGCCACCTAAAAATGTGTTGATTGATACTACGGATTATGAATCTTATAAATACATAAACTCGGTGTTCGGACTAGGGCAGGCTTGGCTTACCGTTAATAATTCATCCGGGTCAAAAAGCTGATGTGAAGTTGTCTGTAATATGTTGATTACATCACCGACCTGGTGGGTCATAAGAAGCTCGTTCTCTTTCATCTGCGAATGAAGAGAGATTCACGAGATGAGACTCATCTGTGTCGGAGGATTAATATTTTACGAAAAAGGCTgatcagaggaagagaaagaagaacctTGAATATTGCTAAAGCTGCATGGAATAGAACCTTTGCTCCTTCATAGAAAAGTACATCCCACACCCTTAGAGTTGTCtgcaaaccaaaccaaagtttGCTGTATAACATAAGAAAAAGTAATCTTAAAAGACACATAATTTGACAAAAGGCTTCGTTTTTAAGAACCTCTGAAGGAAGGCTTTTAGAGAAGAGGCATAGAAACCATTCGGTGGCTACGAGGGAAACATCAAAGCCCATATCTTCAAGATGACTAGCTATTCTGCAAACATGTAACGTTAACGAGTCAATTTCGTGATCGAAGAACAAGATAAAGCCAGAATTTGATAAACTGATGAAGCTCAGTGACCAAGAGAACCAAGAAAGCTAGAGAGAGTTACCGAGGACATTTTTGAGCAAGCAGATCTTTGAAAACCCGCTGCTCAACATGGCATCCAGACAAGTTTGTTGTGTAGCAGTCACGAACTAATACGTTTTCCAAAAGGACAGCTAGCATCCAGAATGCGTCTTCTTCTGTCTTCATGACAAGTAATAGTAATGCTGCAACATAGTTTAGTCCCTGGAACAATAACGAAATTGATTAAGACCAAAAATTCTATTGAATAACGCAAAAGGATATGGGAAGGATAAGTGTGTACCTGACAATAGCCAACATCAGAATCGCGAAAGGAATAGCCAACAAGCACACGTCTTAGAGCAGCATGACCCTCTGGAGTAT is drawn from Camelina sativa cultivar DH55 chromosome 1, Cs, whole genome shotgun sequence and contains these coding sequences:
- the LOC104740057 gene encoding rho GDP-dissociation inhibitor 1, with product MSLVSGARDMGLDENKNKNNNNNNNKEGGDDENTSRTDDEAVGSLGRQMSEASLCAAEEEEDDDSKLQLGPQYTIKEHLEKDKDDESLRKWKEQLLGSVDVTNIGETLDPEVRILSLAILSPGKPDIVLLVPENGNPKGMWFTLKEGSKYNLKFTFQVNNNIVSGLRYTNTVWKTGVKVDRTKEMLGTFSPQSEPYNHVMPEETTPSGMFARGSYSARTKFLDDDNKCYLEINYSFDIRKEWPAV
- the LOC104739914 gene encoding F-box protein At3g07870-like, which translates into the protein MASEKSFKRRKITDDVDGGGGGLLESLPGDIVADILSRLPISSIARLMFVCRSWRSLLTDHGRVSSSPTKPCLLLHCDFPIRNGLHFLDLSEDEKRIKTKKFTLRFASSMPEFNVVGSCNGLLCLSDSLYNDSLYLYNPFTTNSLELPECSNKYHDQELVFGFGFHETTKEYKVLKIVYFRGSSTTSSSNNGVYRARGRIQYKQSEVQILTLSSRKDQSLSWRSLGKAPSYKFMKRSSEALVNGRLHFVTRPRRHVPDRKFVSFDLEDEEFIEIPKPDCGGLNRTNHRLVNLKGRLCAVVYGNYGKLDIWVMKSYGVKESWGKEYSIGTYLPKGLKQNLDRPMWIWKNTDNGKVVRVLCVLENGEILLEYKSRVLVAYDPKLGKFKDLLFHGLPNWFHTVVHVGTLSWFDTPFDL
- the LOC104740149 gene encoding growth hormone-regulated TBC protein 1-A-like produces the protein MFGIQSRRDLTMELQSQIPILRPSIHARRANIVVKFQDLYGFTVEGNVDDVNVLNEVREKVRNQGRVWWALEASKGANWYLQPEILLIGDGIALKTSLKISTLTNAITLKRLIRKGIPPVLRPKVWFSLSGAAKKKSTVPDSYYSDLTKAVDGKVTPATRQIDHDLPRTFPGHPWLDTPEGHAALRRVLVGYSFRDSDVGYCQGLNYVAALLLLVMKTEEDAFWMLAVLLENVLVRDCYTTNLSGCHVEQRVFKDLLAQKCPRIASHLEDMGFDVSLVATEWFLCLFSKSLPSETTLRVWDVLFYEGAKVLFHAALAIFKMKENELLMTHQVGDVINILQTTSHQLFDPDELLTVAFEKIGSMTTNTISKQRKKQEPAVLAELDQRLRRLNSLKESGKST